In one Rhodoflexus caldus genomic region, the following are encoded:
- a CDS encoding Gfo/Idh/MocA family protein translates to MMDNAMFDESRRDFLKSAGLLTVGAATIPWTVQGFSPNSDTLRVGLVGCGGRGTGAASQALKADKNTVLVAMADIFADHLEESYKNLAAKHGDKVQVPKTQRFVGLDAYRKLLNSGVDVVILASPPAFRPQHMEEAVAAGKHIFTEKPMAVDVPGLKRVLDAARKAREKKLAVVSGFCWRYDFPKRAIFSKIVNGEIGKVTSILNTYNTGPAWQKDRKNEWSDAEFVLRNWPHYTWLSGDSIAEQAVHSLDMMSWALGDKPPVRVFGTGGRQVNTGKELGNIFDHFAIVYEYENGVKGYHYSRKQSGCSNSYLVEVSGTKGHALIDCMKSKHIITPHEGQPWEYRGDKNDMYQTEHDELFASIRKGQPINDGEWMTQSTMLALIGRMVAYTGQTITWEEAWASKEVLVPDNLQWGQTLPAPMAVPGITKLL, encoded by the coding sequence ATGATGGACAATGCAATGTTTGATGAATCCAGAAGGGATTTTTTAAAGTCGGCAGGTCTGCTGACGGTAGGTGCGGCGACTATTCCTTGGACAGTTCAAGGATTTAGCCCCAACAGCGATACCCTGCGTGTAGGGTTGGTAGGTTGTGGCGGACGCGGAACCGGCGCTGCAAGCCAAGCCCTTAAAGCAGATAAAAACACGGTGCTGGTAGCTATGGCAGATATTTTTGCAGACCATTTGGAAGAGTCTTACAAAAATCTTGCGGCCAAGCACGGTGATAAAGTACAAGTACCTAAAACACAACGCTTTGTAGGGTTAGATGCCTACCGTAAACTGCTCAATTCAGGTGTGGACGTGGTTATTTTAGCCTCTCCGCCTGCTTTTCGCCCGCAGCACATGGAGGAGGCTGTGGCGGCAGGCAAACATATTTTCACCGAAAAACCGATGGCGGTAGATGTGCCGGGGTTAAAGCGAGTATTGGATGCTGCCCGCAAAGCACGTGAAAAAAAATTGGCAGTCGTTTCAGGATTTTGCTGGCGCTACGATTTCCCTAAACGTGCCATTTTCTCAAAAATCGTGAACGGCGAAATCGGTAAAGTAACCTCTATTCTGAACACTTACAATACAGGCCCGGCATGGCAAAAAGACCGCAAGAACGAGTGGAGCGATGCGGAGTTTGTATTGCGCAACTGGCCGCATTATACTTGGCTTTCAGGTGATTCCATTGCCGAACAGGCCGTTCACAGCCTTGATATGATGAGTTGGGCGCTGGGCGATAAACCACCCGTTCGGGTATTCGGAACAGGCGGACGGCAGGTTAATACAGGCAAAGAATTAGGCAATATTTTTGACCATTTCGCCATTGTGTATGAGTACGAAAACGGTGTAAAAGGTTATCATTACAGCCGCAAGCAGTCGGGATGTTCCAACAGCTATCTGGTTGAGGTTTCAGGAACCAAAGGCCATGCGCTGATTGACTGTATGAAGAGTAAACACATTATCACACCGCATGAAGGGCAGCCTTGGGAATATCGTGGCGATAAAAATGACATGTACCAAACCGAGCATGATGAACTTTTTGCTTCCATTCGCAAAGGGCAACCCATCAACGACGGCGAATGGATGACGCAAAGCACCATGCTGGCACTCATCGGGCGGATGGTGGCCTACACCGGCCAAACCATTACATGGGAAGAGGCGTGGGCATCAAAAGAAGTGTTAGTACCCGACAATTTGCAATGGGGGCAAACCCTGCCTGCCCCTATGGCGGTACCGGGCATTACCAAACTGCTGTAA
- a CDS encoding universal stress protein, translated as MNILQTNTNASAANATQERTQIIVPIDFSENSLAALDYAVAIAAKVGAEITLYHGFYVMTEVQFATIDPSYLNMQIDNQELYWNERLEGLKEKLSDKKYADGTPVSVKVLVKMGLVADDVGEMVRRGEYQLVVMGTKGASGLERIVLGSIAGAVADQVTCPILIVPQKAVYNGLRNVVYATDFDRTDTAVIDGLLEFCQLFDGKLTCLHITTDSSRAESDKLLLDTLKDTYWHVSTANIGFVLQTADTATSGIRRYIHDNPTDMLVLLNQQRSFIERIFDPSVSKEFAFTSDIPLLILKK; from the coding sequence ATGAATATCCTGCAAACAAATACCAACGCGTCTGCCGCTAATGCCACTCAGGAACGCACGCAAATAATTGTCCCCATTGATTTCTCCGAAAACTCATTGGCCGCATTGGATTATGCCGTAGCCATTGCCGCCAAAGTCGGTGCCGAAATCACCTTGTATCATGGTTTTTATGTAATGACAGAGGTGCAGTTTGCCACCATAGACCCGAGCTATCTGAACATGCAGATAGACAATCAGGAGCTTTACTGGAATGAGCGTTTGGAAGGATTAAAAGAAAAACTCAGCGATAAAAAATATGCTGACGGCACGCCTGTTTCGGTAAAAGTATTGGTCAAAATGGGCTTAGTGGCCGATGATGTCGGTGAAATGGTGCGTCGCGGCGAATATCAGTTGGTAGTTATGGGCACAAAAGGTGCAAGCGGTTTAGAGCGAATAGTACTGGGTTCTATTGCCGGAGCAGTAGCCGACCAAGTAACCTGCCCTATTCTGATTGTGCCGCAAAAAGCAGTTTACAACGGCTTGCGCAACGTTGTGTATGCTACTGATTTTGACCGCACCGACACAGCAGTAATAGACGGCCTTTTGGAGTTTTGTCAATTGTTTGACGGCAAACTTACTTGCCTGCACATCACTACCGACAGCAGCCGTGCCGAATCGGACAAGTTGCTGTTAGACACTTTGAAAGATACTTATTGGCACGTATCGACAGCCAATATAGGTTTTGTATTGCAAACAGCAGACACCGCCACCAGTGGTATTCGCCGCTATATCCACGACAATCCGACCGATATGTTGGTACTGCTTAACCAGCAGCGCAGTTTTATTGAGCGCATTTTTGACCCAAGTGTCAGCAAGGAGTTTGCTTTTACGTCCGATATTCCGCTGTTGATTCTAAAAAAATAA
- a CDS encoding Crp/Fnr family transcriptional regulator → MFSFCQITETEQINSTKSTQTFRKGDHIFLENGVPAALYCINSGTVKISKLSSNGKEQIMRIAQEGNFLGYRSLILKSRYTYSAVALEECRVCVIPKADFFALLRNNNDFYQALMEMICREADEAEAKLSDLAHKPVRSRIAEALLLLANSSTDEEHAISLTREDLASFVGTVKETAIRVISELRDANIISIDKRKIRILNPQMLIHISNVYD, encoded by the coding sequence TTGTTCAGTTTTTGCCAAATAACTGAAACTGAACAGATTAACTCTACTAAATCTACTCAAACTTTCCGTAAAGGAGACCATATTTTCCTTGAAAACGGCGTACCGGCCGCGCTTTATTGTATCAACAGCGGTACAGTAAAAATCAGCAAATTAAGTTCCAACGGGAAAGAGCAAATCATGCGCATAGCACAGGAAGGTAATTTCTTGGGGTATCGTTCGCTGATACTGAAAAGCCGCTATACCTATTCGGCTGTTGCCTTAGAAGAGTGCAGGGTTTGCGTGATTCCCAAAGCAGATTTCTTTGCTTTGCTGCGAAACAATAACGATTTCTATCAGGCACTGATGGAGATGATATGCAGAGAGGCAGATGAAGCAGAAGCCAAATTGAGTGATTTAGCGCACAAACCTGTACGCAGCCGCATTGCCGAAGCCTTGTTGCTACTGGCCAACTCCTCCACCGATGAGGAACACGCCATCTCTTTAACCAGAGAAGACTTGGCGAGTTTTGTTGGTACAGTAAAAGAAACGGCGATTCGTGTTATTTCAGAGTTGCGCGATGCCAATATTATCAGCATTGATAAGCGAAAGATTCGCATTCTCAATCCGCAAATGCTGATACACATCAGCAACGTGTATGATTAA
- a CDS encoding histone deacetylase family protein produces the protein MLKIAWSSVYHHPLPEGHRFPMEKYTLLPEQLLYEGTANHDNFFAPSPACEADILASHDAEWWQKLKTQQLSASEVRRTGFPLSESLVQREVVILQGTIQAALFALQYGIAMNIAGGTHHAFTNRGEGFCLLNDVAVGAHYLLNRQLAKRILMVDLDVHQGNGTAQIFAGDDRVFTFSMHGEKNYPLQKEQSDLDIGLPDGTDDSLYLKTLYETLPRLIDTVQPDFIFYIAGADILATDKLGKLAVSRQGCKERDRFVLQTCKDNRIPVAVSMGGGYSPRIADIIEAHSNTYRLAQEIFF, from the coding sequence ATGTTAAAAATCGCATGGTCGTCCGTTTATCATCACCCGCTGCCGGAGGGACACCGCTTCCCGATGGAGAAATACACACTGTTGCCCGAACAACTTTTATACGAAGGAACTGCCAATCATGATAATTTTTTTGCCCCGTCGCCTGCCTGCGAAGCGGATATTTTGGCAAGCCACGATGCGGAATGGTGGCAAAAACTGAAAACACAGCAACTTTCGGCAAGTGAAGTGCGCCGAACCGGTTTCCCGCTATCGGAAAGTTTGGTACAGCGCGAAGTAGTCATTTTGCAGGGAACTATTCAGGCGGCACTTTTTGCCTTGCAATATGGCATTGCCATGAATATTGCCGGGGGCACACACCATGCTTTTACTAATCGCGGCGAAGGTTTTTGCCTGCTGAACGATGTGGCCGTAGGGGCACATTACCTGCTCAACCGACAGTTGGCAAAGCGTATTCTAATGGTGGATTTGGACGTGCATCAGGGCAATGGCACCGCACAGATTTTTGCAGGCGACGACCGCGTGTTTACTTTCAGTATGCACGGGGAAAAAAATTATCCGCTGCAAAAAGAACAATCCGACCTTGATATTGGCCTGCCTGATGGGACAGACGACAGTTTATATCTGAAAACTTTGTACGAGACGCTGCCCCGCCTGATAGATACCGTACAACCGGACTTCATTTTTTACATTGCCGGCGCAGATATTTTGGCAACCGATAAGTTGGGCAAACTTGCCGTAAGTCGGCAAGGCTGCAAGGAGCGCGACCGATTTGTGCTGCAAACTTGTAAAGACAATCGCATACCCGTAGCCGTAAGTATGGGGGGCGGCTATTCGCCACGAATTGCCGACATCATTGAGGCGCACAGCAATACTTACAGGCTGGCACAGGAAATTTTCTTTTAG
- a CDS encoding SpoIIE family protein phosphatase, whose product MRSISFKMVVLCVAMVLLGSMPAFYFAYTEARQATESDIKESLLKETALTITGIDRFLYERRKDLFSIAQDPAFIAPITTNALKQRERTALIQRRLDELIIAFPLYQSLTYFDTLRNYIADTRIENVGKKHSYSKYWPELEYKEFVMEVSKSESLQIPVIHFAKKIRDEKGQYVGVLVARVSMNKLHELFNQIISGPGRQDELRRNLEIVLVDNDGYILFSNKNKFAALTKRYPDIKYIKKIIESPTFGQQNRFVNMEKEIFVLDTQKGYLDYAGSGWIIIAKASKEVIFKPILFLGDRYARIALIICGIGTIIAIGVGRYFAQPIISLNQAAEEMAEGEWNEIVSDGRMFRRHDEIGELARSFRNMSQQLDKKIKEQKELNTQLIYKYEEVQQKTEEIQSQNEKIAQQKSEIEKALAEIKLKNKNITSSINYAQRIQAALLPEKEAIARCFNQSFILYKPKDIVSGDFYWFRQMVNDQGDPIAIMAVVDCTGHGVPGALMSVIGSNLLYQVVVMERLLDPAQIIKKMDLGVIKVLKQNELSSNRQDGMDISIFVYNQHTKELIIAGAHQSAYMLRNDTLYEIKGDKFSVGGIINTKAIRTVNNHIWHCMRGDMLYLCTDGYTDQFGNADGGQPPVKFGKKFLRQLLKDISRADTCRQESILLETHEMWRGDETQTDDITIIGIRF is encoded by the coding sequence ATGAGGAGCATTTCGTTCAAAATGGTGGTGCTTTGTGTAGCAATGGTTTTGCTTGGCAGTATGCCGGCATTCTACTTTGCCTATACTGAAGCCCGTCAGGCAACGGAATCGGATATTAAGGAATCATTACTGAAAGAAACAGCGCTTACCATTACGGGAATTGATAGATTCTTGTATGAAAGAAGAAAAGACCTCTTCTCAATAGCACAAGACCCTGCTTTTATCGCTCCGATTACTACCAATGCACTCAAACAACGGGAGCGCACGGCACTCATCCAACGCCGCTTAGATGAACTCATTATCGCTTTTCCGCTGTACCAAAGCCTCACCTATTTTGATACACTGCGCAATTACATAGCTGATACCCGCATAGAAAATGTAGGCAAGAAGCACAGTTACTCTAAATACTGGCCGGAGTTGGAATACAAAGAATTTGTCATGGAGGTTTCCAAATCCGAATCCTTGCAAATTCCTGTTATACATTTTGCCAAAAAAATCCGCGATGAAAAAGGGCAGTATGTGGGCGTACTCGTAGCGCGAGTGTCTATGAACAAGTTACATGAACTGTTCAACCAAATCATCAGCGGGCCGGGCAGGCAAGATGAATTGCGCAGGAATTTGGAAATTGTATTGGTAGATAACGACGGCTACATCTTATTTTCCAATAAAAACAAATTTGCAGCCCTTACCAAACGCTATCCGGATATCAAATACATCAAAAAAATCATTGAATCTCCCACATTCGGCCAGCAAAACCGATTTGTGAATATGGAGAAAGAAATCTTTGTGTTGGATACACAAAAAGGATATCTGGACTATGCAGGCAGCGGATGGATTATTATTGCCAAAGCATCTAAGGAAGTTATTTTCAAGCCAATTTTGTTTTTGGGCGACCGCTACGCACGCATTGCATTGATTATTTGCGGCATAGGTACCATCATTGCCATTGGTGTGGGAAGATATTTTGCACAACCCATTATTTCCCTCAATCAGGCTGCCGAAGAAATGGCAGAAGGCGAATGGAATGAAATTGTATCCGACGGAAGAATGTTCAGACGGCACGATGAAATTGGGGAGCTCGCCCGTAGTTTCCGCAATATGTCGCAGCAGTTGGACAAAAAAATTAAGGAACAGAAAGAACTGAACACACAACTTATTTACAAATACGAAGAAGTTCAGCAGAAAACTGAGGAAATCCAAAGCCAAAACGAGAAAATCGCGCAGCAAAAAAGCGAGATAGAAAAGGCGCTTGCCGAGATTAAGCTGAAAAATAAGAACATTACATCAAGCATCAACTACGCACAGCGCATCCAAGCAGCGTTACTGCCTGAAAAAGAGGCTATTGCGCGCTGTTTTAATCAGTCATTTATATTATACAAGCCCAAGGATATTGTCAGCGGCGACTTTTACTGGTTCCGCCAAATGGTAAACGACCAAGGCGATCCTATTGCCATCATGGCTGTTGTTGATTGTACCGGACACGGTGTGCCGGGGGCGCTTATGTCTGTAATTGGCAGTAACCTGCTGTATCAGGTGGTTGTGATGGAGCGCCTTTTAGACCCTGCCCAAATCATCAAAAAAATGGATTTGGGGGTGATTAAGGTGCTGAAACAGAACGAGCTTTCCTCCAACCGTCAAGACGGTATGGATATTTCCATTTTTGTTTATAATCAGCACACCAAAGAATTGATAATTGCCGGCGCACATCAGTCTGCATACATGTTGCGCAACGATACATTGTATGAAATTAAAGGCGATAAGTTCTCGGTAGGTGGCATTATTAATACCAAAGCCATTCGTACAGTGAACAATCACATATGGCACTGTATGCGTGGTGATATGTTGTACCTCTGCACCGATGGTTACACAGACCAGTTCGGCAATGCCGATGGAGGACAGCCTCCCGTGAAATTCGGTAAAAAATTCCTGCGTCAGTTGCTAAAAGATATATCCCGCGCCGACACTTGCCGTCAGGAAAGCATTTTGTTGGAAACACACGAAATGTGGCGTGGCGACGAAACGCAAACCGATGATATTACCATTATCGGCATTCGCTTCTAA
- a CDS encoding MFS transporter — MAEIGNYRWRILALLFFATTINYIDRQVIGILAPVLQTEIGWNEIDYSRIVMAFQIAYAIGMASTGYFLDRFGTRIGFAVAIVVWSLAGIGHALARSVAGFALARFVLGIGEAANFPACLKTVSEWFPQKERALATGIFNSGSNIGAILAPLTVPFIATQYGWQWAFIITGAVGFIWLIFWWQMYTKPELHPVLSQGELAYIQSGNQAAAAPVRWGQLLAFRQTWALCLMRFITDPVWWFFLFWVPKFLYAQYGLQLQALGLPLIVLFLVADVGSISGGWLSSFWLKRGRSLDFARRNTLLVCALLAMPVALAAQMPSAAGAVALVALAAAAYQGWSANIFTIVTDLYPKNAVASMSGLAGMSGAIGGTLFSSLIGYVLETTGNYALIFGGAGFVFISAWLLLRILLPSLQVVKYE, encoded by the coding sequence ATGGCTGAAATTGGGAATTATCGCTGGCGCATTCTGGCACTGTTGTTTTTTGCCACCACCATTAACTATATCGACCGTCAAGTTATCGGCATTTTAGCCCCCGTGCTGCAAACCGAAATCGGCTGGAACGAGATAGATTACAGCCGCATTGTGATGGCGTTTCAGATTGCCTATGCAATCGGGATGGCATCTACGGGCTACTTTTTAGACCGATTCGGCACGCGCATCGGTTTTGCCGTTGCCATTGTGGTGTGGAGTTTGGCGGGCATCGGGCACGCTTTGGCGCGCAGCGTAGCGGGTTTTGCCTTGGCACGTTTTGTGCTGGGCATCGGTGAGGCTGCCAACTTCCCCGCCTGCCTGAAAACGGTTTCCGAGTGGTTTCCCCAAAAAGAACGGGCATTGGCAACGGGCATTTTCAATTCGGGTTCAAACATTGGGGCTATCCTTGCGCCGCTGACCGTGCCTTTTATTGCTACACAATACGGCTGGCAATGGGCATTCATCATTACGGGTGCTGTCGGTTTTATATGGCTGATTTTTTGGTGGCAGATGTACACCAAACCCGAGTTGCACCCTGTTTTAAGTCAGGGCGAACTTGCGTACATCCAATCGGGCAACCAAGCGGCTGCTGCACCCGTTCGGTGGGGGCAGTTGCTGGCGTTCCGTCAGACCTGGGCGCTTTGCCTGATGCGTTTCATCACCGACCCCGTTTGGTGGTTTTTCCTGTTTTGGGTGCCTAAATTTTTGTATGCCCAATACGGATTGCAGTTGCAGGCACTTGGTTTACCGCTTATTGTGCTTTTTTTGGTAGCCGATGTAGGCAGCATATCGGGCGGTTGGCTGTCGTCGTTTTGGTTGAAACGGGGGCGTTCGCTTGATTTTGCCCGCCGCAACACCTTGCTTGTGTGTGCATTGTTAGCCATGCCTGTTGCCTTGGCTGCGCAAATGCCATCCGCTGCCGGAGCGGTAGCACTGGTTGCGCTGGCTGCCGCTGCTTATCAGGGCTGGTCTGCCAATATTTTCACAATTGTTACCGACCTGTACCCCAAAAATGCCGTAGCCTCTATGTCGGGGCTGGCAGGCATGAGCGGGGCAATCGGCGGTACGTTGTTTTCTTCGCTGATAGGCTACGTACTGGAAACCACGGGCAACTATGCACTGATTTTCGGTGGTGCGGGGTTTGTTTTTATCAGCGCATGGCTGCTGCTTCGGATACTACTTCCTTCGCTGCAAGTAGTCAAATATGAGTAG